The following are from one region of the Sulfurimonas sp. C5 genome:
- the rpsT gene encoding 30S ribosomal protein S20 gives MANHKSSVKRIRQTIVRTERNRFYRTRLKNIVKDVRAAIDAGNKEEAATALKVANQQIHKFVSKGILKKETAARKVSRLHKAVNAL, from the coding sequence ATGGCAAATCACAAGTCATCAGTTAAGAGAATTCGCCAAACTATCGTTCGTACAGAGCGTAATCGTTTTTATAGAACTCGTCTTAAAAATATTGTTAAAGATGTTCGTGCTGCAATCGACGCAGGGAACAAAGAAGAAGCTGCTACTGCATTAAAAGTAGCTAACCAACAAATCCACAAATTTGTAAGCAAAGGTATTCTTAAAAAAGAAACTGCTGCTAGAAAAGTAAGCCGTCTACACAAAGCTGTAAACGCACTATAA